The following DNA comes from Notolabrus celidotus isolate fNotCel1 chromosome 12, fNotCel1.pri, whole genome shotgun sequence.
tcatagcgaaatAATACttctgacatttatttattttttagtttaaaatggttcaatttgacccacaacataacaggagggataAGAAGTGGCTATCAGAGTTTCTCTTTAGCTCATAAAATCTGACGATTATGAAAAGCTGATGATCAAGAGGGTTGTTGCAGCTTTAATAGTTAACAGTGATGCCTGTGTAATGATGAGAAATACTATGCAACCTCCAATGAAGTGAGGTTTTTATGTTGCCGACAGGCTATAAAATTAATTCAGTTCTGCTTCTGCTCAGAAACATATTAATTTTGCATTTTTGCAACTTTGTCCCAATGGAAAGGCAGAGGTTGGGAAgaaggttttaaaaaatgaaagtaatTATTCACTTGCTCATGAATAAGTTTCAAATTTGACATGCGTAAGTAAGTGTACTTGAACCATGTGTCTTAAACTCATCTCATGTTTGAAACTCACTGCTTCAAATTAGGTTTTAGTCATATGAGAATGTTTTCAGAAAGCATAGGATAAGGATGCTTCTGAAGACACTCCATTGTTTTCCCTTTCTGGCTCTGAATGGTTCAAGATGAGCTGCTCTAGCTACCGATCAATTCTTCACATGATAAAAAAGAGACTTGTTTTCTGTTCTTCAGGAGTTATACGCCTTTACTCTCTAAGTCAAAGAGCCATGTCTTTGATAagaaagattaaataaataataaactgcATCTCTGATGAGTAGGCATGTGGGGATCAGCAACACATCATGTGATTCCTCTTGCTGAATATCTGCCTTGTCTTTATTTCATAgtggctgtttttaaaattagcACAAGCACTAAGTTTAAACTTGTTCtagtttgatgtgatttgaCATGATATTTTCAGTGATCTTGACGTCTTTTTTAATCTTAATCTCAATCTTCTCCCATAGTTTTCATCTCCCTACGCCTGTGGTTTTGGACCCAATGTTGCCACGGgaagaaagagacaaactgAGACATAGCACTCCGTGAATGAGTGGCTCACGAGCCCGGAAGAAACAAAGATACGCCGAGAGGAGAGACGCTTATTCTGCATCATTCTTGTGTAACAGGTGTGCACAGATTGTCACGTGATTTGAGTTCTGGTGGAGACGTCTTATTTCAAACTCTGTTTGTTCTTCTCAAGGTCTCCCCCTCTTTCATTTGGACGTCACCTCCTATCTCTTTAACTCTTTATCACGTATTATGATAACAATATTAAGTCATTTTCATTCATCTGTGTTTGACATAACGATGTGCTTTGCCCTGCCGCTGTTTGTTTGTACTAACCATAATTTACAACCCGTCTTCTCCATCTGCTGTTCAGATTGCAAGAGAACTCGACGGCCAGACCGTTGCCATGTCGACCTCATCGCTACGGCGACAAGTAAAGAACATCGTCCACAACTATTCAGAGGCTGAAATCAAGGTTGTGTGTCCCTCTGCTCATCCACTCTCCATATGTCCGTGGCTTAAGCGTAGCTCATGAATCTCTGCAGGGCAGATGACATAATGACGTAATGTAAATGTTAATAATCTAATATTCCTGTGAAGCTCCTCTTCACTCTTTCCCCTCATTACATAAAATGACTTAATCATATAATCCATTCATCATATTGCCTCTCTCCGGCCTATgtcatgattagggttgcaaaggggtggaacatttccggtaagtttccggtaaatgtccatgggaagttaatctggggaatttgggaaatattccaaattggactttatgggaattaactgggaatttaatggaaaggtgtcatatccaagcataaatatttgttttgttataagcagaaagccatccaaaataatataattagaacagatttatttgtaagtagaactttatcaagtgttaaatattttattgaacaatcaattctttcattaaagaacaaaaacatgaatgttgagttaaatattactcatccccccgacccaacccattcaaaaattaacaaaaatgcaacagtgtcccattcaaaatgttaaatgaaaagagtaagtaagtaaaaaaacattaatatagcacttttaaaatgctCAGTTACAAAGTGCCTTACaggcacaaaacaataaaacaataaaaacaagcaagttcaaaaaacaaaatacatgtcCAGAAATcatcagacaaacaaagcaatagacagacaacagtagaggaaaaaaaagagcccctctcccccCCCAAGTGCacgtagggggcgtggtctcaatagccctgcagtaagcagtgtgctatgtgcatgtgcatgtgcatgtgattgacgAATAGCATAGATAATcgactgtacttgcatgaaatctggttgctttagtcaggattatgctaaaatatattttcccaaactttatttaagttcccttATTAAGAGCAAACCTTTAATTTAGGAAATTcttggtttattcctgttaattcccatggaaagtttccaaaattcacagaattttgcaaccctagtcatgATTAAGTTTGTGTGGCTTTTCGAAACAATGTGAATATAATTCCTCACATGTTCTCAGCCCTTAAGGTATGTCAACATCCGAAAGTCTAGAGGAAAGATAATGAAAGTTTGTCTCTCGCTGTTTCGTTCAGGTAAGAGAGGCAACATCCAATGACCCATGGGGCCCCAGCAGCTCTCTGATGTCAGAGATCGCTGATCTGACCTACAATGTAGTGGCCTTCTCAGAAATCATGAGCATGGTGTGGAAACGCCTCAATGATCATGGCAAGAACTGGAGAcatgtgtacaaggtttgtgtgtgtgtgtgtgaggttaagGATTTAACTGATGAGCAAATATTAGATGAGTAAGTTTGCAGAGTGAAGTGAGGATATCCTCTTAACAGGATGTCTCAAAATCACTCGGTAGTCAGAGTTCATTCCTCTAAATACACTGTCCTACACATTAAGTGCCAAAGCTATGATTGCTGAAGTTGTAAGCTACACAGTGACACAAACATTTCCATAATTGAACAAAAGTAGGGTCAATGGCATTTAATGTTCTTTCCTTTAAcaatcccacaatgcactgcagcTCATTCTGTAGAGACCAAAGTAAACTTCAAACCAGTGGTCAGTGAAGATGCAGAAGTGTCACTAAACCCTTCACCCCTGAGCAAAGTAATGAGTGTAAACACAGGATGACTCAGTGTGTAAGAAAGAGAGTGTGTTTTAGACAAAGACTCAATGTTCCTGCTGTAAAACGCAtaaattagtattattattattattttttgccaattaatttttttgtcctctttttttccatttttagtTATTACATGATACCTGTTATAAAGCTATGTGGTTGTATATGTGTGAGACGATGCAGAATCTAATAGGAATCTCTAAAAGAGTATAAAAACTACACTTATActgtctgttttctcctctcctcacactcCCCACACATTGACTACAGTGTCTTTTTGTATTCTCCAGGCTATGACTCTTATGGAGTACCTGATCAAGACAGGCTCAGAACGCGTCGCCCAACAGTGCCGAGAGAACATATACGCAGTCCAGACCCTCAAGGATTTTCAGTACATAGACAGAGATGGCAAAGaccaggtaaacaaacacacccatgTCCACAAAGCTGGTAATAGAGTTGAAGTGAATAGTGAGTAAGATTGATCTTTGTGGAACGCAGGAATTCTTTGTCAAACATCATGGTTGGGCCTCATGGTttactcaaggacactttacaatAACTTTCTGACCTCTTATGCAAACCTCAAGCCCCGCCTTCAAAGTTATTATAGTTTGCTGATAGCTCGAACTTAAGACGCTGTGTCAATAACTacggatgcacgatattggattttttgccgatattttacaactcatttagccgattaccgatacagattttttttcacacataaTTGCAGAGATcttcaattctcttctgtattggaattagcgtacagtattatggtgatactcttatcacatttgttatgtaatattcttttttttctttttaaatctttttattagGGACACAATCAGAGCAAAATACAGTGATGTCAATTCAAAATATACAATgctcatctttttttgttttccccctaacaaaacaacaaacattgtctctgcattcaaagaaaattataataaatcaatTTCCCTCTGCAAAATGATATGATACATTGTTTTCAATAAAGTATAGATAAATGGCAATggaatacaataaacaaacaaacaaaaacattaaattaaaaaaaagaaaaagaaagaaaaaaagaaagaaaaaaagagagagaagttgGGGGGGTCTAGGTTACAGGAAAGACTGGCAATGAGTGAAAATaatcaagaaaatatatatatattttttttaatttcttagaACTACCCTTCACTGTTAGACTTAtctttaatattcatttcttgtgcaaaataagaaaaatacttaatacttaaaactgcatatttatttatgacaattgctttacAAAAAATCATACAAAAAGACACATCCTAATTAAAACtttgatgatgctctccctgagacaatcataacaaaacacacaaccagggcaaatttggccaatttcacatttgacataatAAGTAAACCTAaactctgttcacagggaacatgtgaaaagtgcaactgtacagcaattaaacccaaattaaataaaatggtttactctttgacagtaaatgtgcctaaattagtcagctacatgtaccttacagacttctgcttaaattcaaatttaacttaaaacatgagcccaacatgtgtgcggcaggccattattttatcggttaattatatcggctGATATCGGCGTGTTGGTCGATATctgatagttcattttaaagccaatatcggccTATACCaataatgtgccgataatatcatgcatccctatCACTAACAGTTCAGTGTGCAGGGCAACCAAAGGCATTAGTCATTAAATGTATCCTGTTAAagtagtttttaatattttactggaACACTAATTTTCAGCATGTTATCATGctcttttgttcttgtttttttaagggggtGAATGTGCGAGAGAAAGCCAAACAGCTTGTGACACTgctgaaagatgaagagagactaAGAGAGGAGAGAATCCACGCCCTCAAAACCAAAGAGAAGATGGCACAGACCTCCAGTGGTGAGAGTGTGTGCAAACAGAATCAAAGTTGAAGAGAGGGCCTCACAACAGGATTACAGGCATTTATCACTCACTTGTTGACAGCCTCAGTCAAGCTCTTATGCTCAGGTTTGTTTACGCTTAACTCTTCCAGCCTCCTCAGCTCCATCAGCACCAAGCCTAGGGGGCAGCCTCTCAGCTGGCTCCCACTCAGGAGGGGCAGACCCTGAACAGGCCTGGCCACAGAGCTCTGGAGAGGAAGATCTGCAGCTCCAGCTGGCATTGGCCATGAGTAAAGAAGAGGCCGAGCAGGTAACACAAAACTGCAACTCCAGGGACAGCCCGATTACTGCTTTCTAAGTTAAAGATTAAAGCACAACTATTACTAACCATAGCtaagtttgaagtttgaaggtGTATTTGTAGTATTGTTTGCGACATGCACCCAGCTTTGCTCTCACCATGTGACACCTGACCTCCTCCAGCCTAGCGCGGACCCTCTGGAGGACGCAGAGCTCCGCTATGCACTCACTCTGAGCaaagacatgcaacaaaagGTCAGGGGCGGAGAGAGTGCCCAGCCGACTGGCCAACCAGTCACTAACtatctgtttttctgttgattGGAATTTTTGCAACATACGCcaagcatcaatcaatcaagaaaTTTATCTCATGTTTGTCTTGGGTAATTTTTCTTCAAGACACAATTTGCATCAGAATGCTGAAATACTGTTGAGATCATTCAGTTTGTTATACAGAGTGGCATATCATCGTGCTTACACTCATAAAGATTGCAAAGaatctgcttttaaaatcaaattgtgTTTAAACTGTCTAAAAATAAGCACCCAAAGAAGAGACTAATTcttataaaatgtttgaatttgcATGGCATTGGCAGATGTGTCCAATAATTGACTAAATACAACTCTGAGTGGTGTACAGGCATTGATTAttctttcctctttgcatgtttGTCTCTCTGGTAGCATGCATTCAACTACATTCTGGACTTTCTGTATTCTCTGTCCTTTCCTCATAAAACTTCTTCTGGTGTGAATTCTCTAAACTGTACTGTGAGACCAAGACATGTTGGCTTGTTGTTATTATAATCCTGCACCTACTGTTCCACAGTGACACTTAGTTTGTAGTACAGTAGTGAGTGTTCTTAAGCTTGTAATCAAAGACAAGATGTTTGAATGATAATGCTATATTTACTAAAACTAAGACAtgctctgctttttaaaaggcACAGCCTGTTCTCTCATGGATTAGTCAGCGTTCTGCTGTTAAGTAGACTGTCCTCATTATAATGATGAAGAATATGAGGTGGCATTAGGTAGGAATTTCCCGTAAAGATCTACAAGATTACTAAGGCTGAATAGTGTTTTGTTTTAGTAAAAGCAGGTCATTTCCCATTCCTCTTTTGTTGTTACTTTTTGAGCTCTAGGTAGACTTGAAGGCAAAGAAGCTCAGCTGTACCCAGCTAAAAACTGTTACTTTCTCCTACAGTGTTGTGAACACGTGTACCAGGAGAAGCCCTCTCAGATTAAAAGCAACCAGCAGTTTCCATGAAGTAATCACAGTGACAGCATGTGTCAACAAGAAAAGTAACCACAGCTgcttctgcagctgctgtggtGAAAACTTCAATTAAACCTCAGATTTTTTTGATTACAGTGGGATTCACAGCCCATTATGCCTAAACCTTCTTGCCACAACAACTCTcgattttatttttggtgccCTTGTGACAGCAGCTCTGGGTGATCTTAATGTCAGTGTGAAAGTGAGACGTTATGGTCTAATTTGATTCCCAGACATGAGTAGACAGACTTCAAAGATTAGTTGTGTCATTTTGGATTGTTGTAGGTAATAGTAGGGTCAAGTTTACAGTCTCTTTTCCCTCTGGCTAAGCTTTTATGTATGTAAACTGATTCTTAATTCTTACCTGTGGTGTGTCTTCTGAGAGTGTGTGGATCTTATTGCTGACATCACGTTGGTCATTGGCAGGAAGAGCGATTGCGCAGGGGTGATGACCTGAGACTGCAGATGGCCATCGAGGAGAGCAAGAGGGAGAAGGCAAAACCAGAGGAGGTGTGTGCTTTCCTAACTCAACACATTTGTGCCTCCAAGGATTTATTAGATTCTTGAGAAACATTTAAGTGTATCCAATAAAACTAGACCTAGATTTGAAATGATATCTATAAGACCTTTAAAGTAGTTGTGGTCCAAATtaagtggtggacaaagtacacagcttcatcattaaagtcaaaatatagatcctccaggtcaaatattactccaatacaagtgaaagttgctctgttaGTTAgtcactgaagtacttgcttttaaaaatacttaagtattcaaagtacttcttaaaatatctccaagctttgtattttcacaaagcatgatggcagtcaagaatacataggagtacattctgttacattatgtttattcagAAACCTTtgcttgaaatctctaaaaactatatcatgtaataaaaacagaaactaagttactccaagcacagacaacttagtttgaaatgttcatctggaactttttaaagatatgtatcattcttcatttaaaaaacctctaacacgggctgaagatatggtcatgggtgctcaggtggagaattatagccatcattaccatctCTAAATGAACTGTCAGATccgagtgaaatttgctctgtgtttgctccacgttcgaccgtggagacgcacgatatacaggtacgtctaaaccactgagacaaacagaactacacaaacacattttactgtcttagggatcagatttcagaaaagagaaggaaattcatgagctgacttcaaagcaaaagtagtgagtaactagagcattgatagaaatgtagtggagtaaaaagtaatacgtttccccaaaaaataatactcaagtaaagtacagatactcaaaaaatgtacttaagtacagtactcaagtaaatttactttgttactgtccaccactatCCAAATTTACCTGAATATTATGTGGAAGTGAATGAATCAGATGCTTTTTATATGATAGCAGTCAAAAACATGTAGAAAGCGCTGCTTCTGCAATGACACATTATGAGAGTCTGTGACTTTAAACTGCTGTGTACGTGGAGTCACAGCTGAACTTTTAATTTATCAATAATAAAATGTCAATGGTCCATAACTGTTTGTATTTAAACTCCAACTTGTGTAGagatgttttaatctgtctACTCAGTTTTGTCTTATTTACAAGTctttgtctcctgtttctcagtTTTGCTAATTTCCTCTTATGAAAGAGCCATCGTCTGACCTCAGCACATGTGGCTGAACACATTTCCTCCTGAGCAttaatctttgaaaatgttaatcCATGACATATTATCTTGTACAGAGCGCTCTGATGGAGCTGAGTGCTGTCGACCCCTGGGGGGCACCTGCTGCCACCGCCACTGTTGGCTCTGCGGGCCCCTCACCTCCACCCACAGTTCCTCCCCCCACGGCTTCAGGTCCATGGGGCACCACCGCTGCTGCCCCAGACCCATGGGGGGTAGCTTCACCCACATCTCCTACAAGCTCTGATCCCTGGGGTGGGGGACCCCCGCCAACTATAGCTCCTCCTCCAGACCCCTGGGGGGAGACGTCCAACAGAGTCAACAACGTGGACCCCTGGGCAAGCTCAGGTAAGCAGATATACAAAGCCGGTCATGGGTGACCAATCAGGTGGGCGGGAATGTACTCATGGCTGAGTATGAAAAGAGAAGCGAGTCCAGCTCTGTGGATGAAAGAGGACATGAAGACCTCTTAACCTGTACTCCACTCCActgtttcatttcctgtcttcaaaacagccctgtttcattttctgtcataTCACCATGCTGTCATGTCTGCTCATCCATTCACTTGCTTTCAGTTTTTTACGAGGAAAGCTAGCATGCTAAATCCATTCTCCCTGTGTGTCTAAATCAGGGATTTTTCATCCTCTTGTTTCTACTCAGGACTGACTGTGGCTGTGTCTCAACCAGAGCTGTCTCCTCCTTTGCCCTTTTGTGCCTTTTTAATGTGTGAGGTAGCTTTTATTATCTCTCCTTTACCTCCACTGAGCTTTAGATAATAACATAAAACTGGTGGTCCAGGATTCTGGTGGTCCTCACCTGTCACTGGTGGAGTCAGCGAGACTGCAGAGGTCAAGGAGAGAAGCCTCAGTGTTGAACCCAGCCCAGCTTCCTGCTCCCTCCTTGTTGTGGATTGTACCTGTATGGTGTTGTGTTAACCCTCCCCTCCCCTGcgtctcctcccctcccctgtAGCTGTGACACCCCCCAGTGCCGACCCCTGGGGCCCCCCGGTGCCACCAAGCACTTCCTCCTCGGGGGGGCCAGTAGACCCCTGGGCAGGGGACGGGACTGTCCCTGCCTCTGACCCTATCACCTCCGACATCTGGAGTGGCACCGCCAAACACACTAACGGCACAGGTACATTCACACCTAAAGCTACATGGACTCACAGTCACTGAGGTACTGGTGCACACTTTTTAGGGGGTTcatatcttacacacagatTTTTAGTTTCATGTACACAACAGTTGTCTTGTCTTACATTTCACCCTCCTAATTTGTGTGGTagtgtgttcctttttttttaatgtaatgaaTGTATCACTTCCGGTTTTTGTTCCTTCCTCCTTAGGAGATCCAGAGCGACGAGGGTCACCTGCACTGGGCTGTGACAGCACAGGCTCTCCGGTGCCCTTTGACCTATCATCTCTCGGTTCTTCACTTCCTGTTCGAAAGACTCCAGAGTCCTTCCTCGGCCCCAACGCAGCGCTGGTAGATCTCGATTCTCTTATATCATctaaacccaaacccaaacagCCGCCGCCTCCCTCCATCTCGTCCTCCTCTGCGCATAACCCCTTCTTGCAAAATACAGGTGAGTTACAGTCATCGCATTAACTGTTATCTACACTCTCTGACACGATTCAAACCCTGTCCTTGAGCCAAGCAGCTGCAGTGCAATCATTAACTGGAGTTCGCAAGAACATGCAGTATGCAGAGAAAgaccttttttaaaatgcataaaaatagATCCAAGTTTAACCTTCAAGTTCCACTTTGTATGAGGAGAGATTGGGTTGTCAAAGTCTGCTCTTCACCTCAGCCCAGTGTAAAAGTAGACGCAAACCAATTTAGGGCTCTGTGAAGACCTGGAAGTGAACCATGCTGTGTCCTGGAGTTGCACTGAACTAAAGCCTTTCTGAGACGATGTCAATCCAATAATGAGACACAGAACAGGAGGTCATTTTGAATTAATTGTTGTGTTCCGGTGGAATGCTTATAAGCTTTAcaataaaactataaaagatGAACAAGAAATTAAGAACAAAGTGTGTAATACAAGGAAATGCGGTGCTTTGGTATCATTGATGTAATGTATCAATGaagttttaaataatgttttgagAGTTATAGTAAATGTGATGAATAGAAATGATTGCAATTAATTTGTATCAATAAACTGGTAAAATAAGTACCTGTCCTATTGCAACAGATTTTATTTGGCTGTAAATAACTGTTTCAATCAAATAGTCTAATATTATcaagattattttttgttttttaaatgtagagtACAATGTAAAAgcctctgttttgtttgtaaaGACCGAAGCAACACCTATACATTTCTTGATCTATTCAATTTCCACATGCACCATATTTTTACCTATGATGAACAAAAGAAGCAAAGATTCACTCCTTAGGAGCTAAAGCTGATGAGTTTTGTTCTTTGATGcagaaaaagttaaataataataaaaataataattttatttgttgagcacttttcaaaaccaggttagaaagtgctttacatgggcagcaaaattaaacaggcagatcataaaaacacacaagtcaagataaagaaataaaacatattttaaaaacataaaatgcccctaaaagaactctaaaggaactaaattcttttaaaatatctttcttaagacggttaaaataaaataaagtcaaataaaaattaaataaatccgGGAAGGCTTTGCGATGAAA
Coding sequences within:
- the epn1 gene encoding epsin-1 isoform X2, with amino-acid sequence MSTSSLRRQVKNIVHNYSEAEIKVREATSNDPWGPSSSLMSEIADLTYNVVAFSEIMSMVWKRLNDHGKNWRHVYKAMTLMEYLIKTGSERVAQQCRENIYAVQTLKDFQYIDRDGKDQGVNVREKAKQLVTLLKDEERLREERIHALKTKEKMAQTSSASSAPSAPSLGGSLSAGSHSGGADPEQAWPQSSGEEDLQLQLALAMSKEEAEQEERLRRGDDLRLQMAIEESKREKAKPEESALMELSAVDPWGAPAATATVGSAGPSPPPTVPPPTASGPWGTTAAAPDPWGVASPTSPTSSDPWGGGPPPTIAPPPDPWGETSNRVNNVDPWASSAVTPPSADPWGPPVPPSTSSSGGPVDPWAGDGTVPASDPITSDIWSGTAKHTNGTGDPERRGSPALGCDSTGSPVPFDLSSLGSSLPVRKTPESFLGPNAALVDLDSLISSKPKPKQPPPPSISSSSAHNPFLQNTGSSPAPGMAVTPGSTISSRGVSPIPASSNPFGVAPPLTSISPQPSSLGLSGLRSSPVPPNPMLSMVQPGLGMGPMGVGMGAPGMMGMMQASPMGLPYSSLSPMAPPGSSLLGPGGAAPPQLILGGPAGAGGVMGAGGSVGGGGTTGASTNPFLL
- the epn1 gene encoding epsin-1 isoform X1, giving the protein MSTSSLRRQVKNIVHNYSEAEIKVREATSNDPWGPSSSLMSEIADLTYNVVAFSEIMSMVWKRLNDHGKNWRHVYKAMTLMEYLIKTGSERVAQQCRENIYAVQTLKDFQYIDRDGKDQGVNVREKAKQLVTLLKDEERLREERIHALKTKEKMAQTSSASSAPSAPSLGGSLSAGSHSGGADPEQAWPQSSGEEDLQLQLALAMSKEEAEQPSADPLEDAELRYALTLSKDMQQKEERLRRGDDLRLQMAIEESKREKAKPEESALMELSAVDPWGAPAATATVGSAGPSPPPTVPPPTASGPWGTTAAAPDPWGVASPTSPTSSDPWGGGPPPTIAPPPDPWGETSNRVNNVDPWASSAVTPPSADPWGPPVPPSTSSSGGPVDPWAGDGTVPASDPITSDIWSGTAKHTNGTGDPERRGSPALGCDSTGSPVPFDLSSLGSSLPVRKTPESFLGPNAALVDLDSLISSKPKPKQPPPPSISSSSAHNPFLQNTGSSPAPGMAVTPGSTISSRGVSPIPASSNPFGVAPPLTSISPQPSSLGLSGLRSSPVPPNPMLSMVQPGLGMGPMGVGMGAPGMMGMMQASPMGLPYSSLSPMAPPGSSLLGPGGAAPPQLILGGPAGAGGVMGAGGSVGGGGTTGASTNPFLL